The following is a genomic window from Triticum dicoccoides isolate Atlit2015 ecotype Zavitan unplaced genomic scaffold, WEW_v2.0 scaffold30934, whole genome shotgun sequence.
TACTAGATTGCTGCATATCTAGCTCACAGCATCGATGCCAAAAGATGCCTCTTTTACCCCTTTTGAACATGTTGTGGTGTCCTGTACAAAACTTGGTGGTGGTGAAATGATGGTGACAGGATTTATTTTTTGCTTGATGGGCATAGTCTGCACTCTGGAATACTACACTGTTATAAACTGTAAATGAATGATGCAAAAAAGTTTTTTTATCTTCCACTTTACTGGTGTTTGTTCTTGTCATATATAATTATCATTTAGTATTCAAGGGTGCACACAGGGAATTCTATCATTTGATTAAAATGAATCAAAACCTTTGATTTGCCTTTGCTCCATTAGACCCTGTTTGGAACTGTTTCCTGTGAAATTTCTCCACAGGTGTCATCAACTTCATGCATTCCAGGCAAGTCCCAAGCCTTTAGATCAGGGCCCTTGTTTGCCCACCTATGGCATTCTGTAGTTTAGGTTTATCATCTCATTGGTAATTTTAGTAAACACTGATATGGGCTGAGATATTGACCATATCCTGCACAGGACACAGTTCTGCTGTGTGTAATTATAAAAGCTAACTTGGAGATGGGTTCTTCCTTTGGTTTCTTATTAGATGCATAGAGACATACATCTGCCTGAGTATTTCCCTGAGCAACATGCAGTTTTCTGAATGCAACTAATAGTTCCTGATTTGTCTTATAGATGCACAGAGAACCGGAGCTGCCCAGGAAGCTGTGAATGGTATTCGAAGGGCTAGCAAGGCTATGACCGAGCAAGAAGCCCGGCAAATATTAGGTATCAGTGAAAAGACGAGTTGGGAAGAGATTGTCAAGGTGTGTGATGATAGAAGCCTATTCTCTTGATACATCTTATTATAGCACCTGTCATGTGATATTCGCATGAATTAAGGTTTTTCCTTCATGTGTTTGTTTTCATGAAATTAAGAGTTTCAAAGCACATCACAATTTTGCTTCAGCTTAAAACTGATGTTAGATTGCAGGAGTATTGAAAAATGTCAACATCATTTACACTGTCATTTTATTGCTCTGTATCACCCCATAATTATGATTGTGGTAATATAAGCATGTTCTTTTTGTATCTTCTAGCACCTGTCATGATATGCACATGAACTAAGGTTTTTTCTCCATGGGTTTGCTTCATCAAATTAAGATTATCAGAGCACATATATGATAGTTTGCTTCAGCGTAATACTGGTGTTAAATTGCAGGAATATTGAACAATGCCAACATCATGTACAATCATTTTATTGCTCTGTATCAACATCTCATAGTTATGATTGTGGAAGGCACATGTATATCCATTTGCTGTAGACACACAAACTGATGCCCAGACTTCTAAATATTTTGCAGAAGTATGATACGATGTTTGAGAAGAATGCCAAGAGCGGAAGCTTCTATCTCCAGTCGAAAGTACACCGGGCCAAAGAATGTCTGGAGTCCATATACCATGATAAGCCCGACATAATGAACTGAACTGAGATGGGCAGCGTTTTGTCTAATCGATCGATTTTGTCAGTCGATGTTCTGTCTGAGCTATGCTGGGCTGCTGCATCAGGTCAAATTTGGTTGTAACAGGAAGTTTGTTCCACTTGACTCGAATAATATATTCAACAAAAGGAACACCGTTTGATTTGTTTTTACGGAGGCGATGCCTCGTTTCCATGCGAATTCAGATGTTGGCACATTTGTGTTGCAATCATCGGTAATGTTTGATTGTTGTAGCAGCTTGTGATTTGAACCTAATATCCCAACGTTGCTAGCATTCACCTGTAATTTTGAAGGGTGATTATGGGGTTAGACACCAACTTTCTCGCTTGAAAGTACGCTGGCTGGAAAATGTAATCTTTGATGTTGCTATGGTTCCAAAGATGTAATCTCTATCACTACATTCTTCCCTGAAGAAAAACACGGTTGGCTagcctagtactccctccatttctaaatataagtctttttatagaTTCCATTATGGACTTacttatggagcaaaatgagtgaatcaacgctctaaatacgtctacatacatccgtatgtagttcattttGAAATCTCTaataagacttatatttagaaacagagggagtacatgtatgtGTTTGGAAAATCGTTACAGGAAGGGTTTGAGATACAAAACACACATGAACTAAATCAGATTAGCACTTTCGTTTATGTCCTAGCACAAAAACAAAGAGAAATTATAGATAGCTGTGAATGGGTCACTCTCAGTCATGACCAAGCACAGGgacaacagaaatataaaaaagcaAACTATTCACCAACAGGGAGACCGTTAACAAATTATTAGCGCTTTTTGGGGATGATGAAGAGATAGATTACTAACTAGtattccctccgtttcaaatttgaactaaaaccacgacgagtaatttggaacggagggagtagtatttaattGAACCAAGCACCAATCTGACGGCAATCTCTTGCCTGACCAGACAGCACTGAAAACATCTCATTACAAGTATACCGTGTCAGTACAAGTACCATATACAACCCATCATAATTTCATAAGGGAGTCAATATCTCACGGCCGCATGGGCTTTCATAAGATGATGAGTCAACTATTGGCGAAACCGCTAAATCTACATACAGTTGTCCTAGTACAAAGATTAGCCCACAAGGAAACTCCATGCGATGCGACGAGCACAAGGCAAAGCGCTAGCTGTTAAGACTGTCGATGTTGGTGCTCTGTTATTCTCTGCCCCACCACTTGCCAGGAGTAGTACAAGGTCATCGCAGCCGTCACGCACAGTAAAGGTGTACCGACAAGGCAACCCCCTGGCACAAGGTTGATCAATGTCTGAAATGAACAGAACACACAATCAGTGGTGCATATGGCGAAGTTTGAATCATGCACTTATACTGTCTAGAAAGCAACAGGCTCTGGCACCAGCATTTACATGTTGTGCCATATGCTACTTGAAAACATAAGTACTTGGTTGAAATAAGAAAAGATATTACTGTCCGCCGTGTCTCAACAACGTAATAGTGTAAATATGAAAATGCTTCAACTATTCAGTTGTCTATTTATGAACATAAATCTGATCAAGCATTGTCAGGTCCATTGTTAAGGGACAGCGAGGCACTTTATCATCCAACAAAAACAATTTAAGACCTAGTTCTTACCATCACAGCAGCAATCAGGTGAACCACTGGGACAAAGATTTGGTCCCTCTTCTTTCTCTCTCCATATCCATTAAAAGCAATAATCATCGAGGAAGTATGGATGACCAAGAACCCAAGTGCAATAATTGCTGCCAATAGCACAGAGGGTTTAGCCAAGGAAATACAACTGGTATCTTGGAGAAACAAACTATGCTGACAAGATAACATAAACTGCGCAAAAACGAACAGAGTTGGCTTAAAAACTTTGTTCAGCAGCCATCTAATCAGAAGGCTCCTTTACCTCCTTGAGGACATATTAGGGAGTAAAGAAAATGTGGACTTACCCGACACAAGGAAAAATGGCATCCTTGAGCACCTCTCGACATAAAATGTTGCTTGACCAAATGCTGGAGTTAGGAGGCTGAGGCAGAAAAAGACCGCATGAGCCAGTCCATGACCTAAACCACCAGCTGCACCAACAAATCAAAATAGAAATGAGCAAACAATAGCAGTTATAACTTGTGACATCCTCAAGGTAATGAAGAACAGATGCTCCCAACGAGCAATAATTGAATGCACATCCTTGGATTAGATTCACTCGAGTTACCAGTGTGGTCTGTATTTCCGGATAAAATTATCGAGAGCCATACATAAGCTGTGCTTTACTCTACCATGACTACAGTAATTATTAGCCTATGTGAGTACCTATTGCTAGAGTTGGTATGAATAACGATCACCAGAAAATCCCCCAATTACGATATGCACATGATTCATTTGAAGAAATAAAAAGATGGTAGTGACAACTGCAGTGTCTATTTCCAATTCAAATCCTAGGATAAACACCAGCCAGATTTTATGTAAAATGACAGATGAAGAAACATTTGGCCTTCCTTGACCAAAGAACATTTTTATGTAGCAGCGCAACAACTTACCCAAAGAGATTAGCATCTTGTCTGTCAAACAGAGACGCGGTTTAGATATTCTGTCAGCAAAGGCATCTAGCATCTCTTCCATTTTCCTGGGAAAAACAGTTATCAGCATATATCACCAGAAAAGCAATCAACGACATATTCTATATCTACGGCATCTGGCGCCATGAGAAGATAAGTTAAGAGATAACTTCAACATTTTATATGGTCCACCTACTTGTAGAGCCTCCAGAACACAAGACGGGTGCCTTCTTGAAATGCAACAGATGTAAGGATCAAAATGACATATGGCCACCACACTCCTGATTTTAGAGGAAGAAACCCCCTCCATATTCCCGAGAGGACGATCAAACTTATAAGCCAAAACAACGTGCTGCACAAATAAATTTTTGGCAAAAGTTAATATTCAAATCATGATACTGTAtatccatagattgcaaaagatatTTCTAATCAAGAAAGGCCATTGATATGCTCTGATGAAGTCATAATGTCATACCAAGCAGTTCAAAAGCTAAAACATATATCAAACTCTATATGACAGACATAGCCTTAGGTTTCTCACTGAAGAACAATGCTAACAAGTTAGCAACACCAGCATGTACCAAGTCTTTGTGTTTTCTACATCTAA
Proteins encoded in this region:
- the LOC119345829 gene encoding gamma-secretase subunit APH1-like: LCSTLFWLISLIVLSGIWRGFLPLKSGVWWPYVILILTSVAFQEGTRLVFWRLYKKMEEMLDAFADRISKPRLCLTDKMLISLAGGLGHGLAHAVFFCLSLLTPAFGQATFYVERCSRMPFFLVSAIIALGFLVIHTSSMIIAFNGYGERKKRDQIFVPVVHLIAAVMTLINLVPGGCLVGTPLLCVTAAMTLYYSWQVVGQRITEHQHRQS